The following are from one region of the Sphingomonas sp. J315 genome:
- a CDS encoding peptidylprolyl isomerase — protein sequence MTSKVARYGRIAALVLGIAGSTAIAAQTVADGDVPSTANLNLPENLQLFAKADPNVRKPTAIVNGHVLTRTDVDHRVNLAIALNQWQLSVEEKDQLRMQVLRLLIDETIQIQQAKSEDISIAADQIERSFAGIARRYGRSPDQMRAWLREIGSSERSFRRQIEGELAWQAVIRRKVNPFINVGDYEVSEIIKSIEAAKGTNEYHLREIYISATPERAGEVFQTMQQMIQQMQQGRPFEYFARFSEATTSSQGGDLGWVRTEMLPGPLAQAAQQMQVGQVAGPVEVPGGFSILYLVDKRQVGMPDPRDARLSLRQLTVKFPADITQAQATAKVAEFAAVLKSTNGCGAVGKAAETLGAEVVDNDSVVARDLPPQLQDLILALQVGQATPPFGSPTEGIRALVLCGRDDPKTASAPSADAIRDGLEERRTNLRAQRLLRDLRRDAIVEYR from the coding sequence ATGACCTCGAAAGTCGCGCGTTACGGCCGGATTGCGGCCCTTGTTCTGGGTATTGCCGGCAGCACCGCCATTGCGGCGCAAACCGTCGCCGATGGTGACGTCCCGTCGACGGCGAACCTCAACCTGCCGGAAAACCTGCAGCTGTTCGCCAAGGCCGACCCCAATGTGCGCAAGCCGACGGCGATCGTGAACGGCCATGTCCTCACGCGCACCGATGTCGACCACCGCGTCAACCTGGCCATCGCGCTCAACCAGTGGCAGCTGAGCGTCGAGGAGAAGGACCAGCTGCGCATGCAGGTGCTGCGCCTGCTGATCGACGAGACGATCCAGATCCAGCAGGCCAAGTCGGAGGATATCTCCATCGCCGCCGACCAGATCGAGCGCAGCTTTGCCGGCATTGCGCGCCGCTATGGCCGATCGCCGGATCAGATGCGTGCGTGGCTGCGCGAGATCGGGTCGTCGGAACGATCGTTCCGCCGCCAGATCGAGGGCGAGCTGGCATGGCAGGCAGTGATCCGACGCAAGGTCAACCCGTTCATCAATGTCGGCGACTATGAAGTCAGCGAGATCATCAAGTCGATCGAGGCCGCCAAGGGCACCAACGAATATCACCTGCGCGAAATCTACATCTCCGCGACGCCGGAGCGCGCGGGCGAGGTGTTCCAGACGATGCAGCAGATGATCCAGCAGATGCAGCAGGGGCGCCCGTTCGAATATTTCGCACGCTTTTCCGAAGCGACCACCAGCTCGCAAGGCGGCGACCTTGGCTGGGTGCGCACCGAGATGCTGCCCGGGCCGCTGGCCCAGGCGGCACAGCAGATGCAGGTCGGTCAGGTCGCAGGCCCGGTCGAAGTGCCCGGCGGCTTTTCGATCCTCTATCTGGTCGACAAGCGTCAGGTCGGCATGCCCGACCCGCGTGACGCGCGCCTGAGTCTGCGCCAGCTGACCGTCAAATTCCCGGCCGACATCACCCAGGCGCAGGCAACCGCCAAGGTCGCCGAGTTCGCCGCAGTGCTCAAATCGACCAATGGCTGCGGCGCGGTGGGCAAGGCCGCCGAGACGCTGGGTGCCGAAGTCGTCGACAATGACTCGGTTGTCGCGCGCGATCTGCCGCCACAGCTGCAGGACCTGATCCTGGCGCTTCAGGTCGGTCAGGCAACCCCGCCCTTCGGATCGCCGACCGAGGGCATTCGCGCGCTGGTCCTGTGCGGCCGCGACGATCCCAAGACCGCATCGGCCCCATCGGCCGATGCGATCCGCGACGGCCTTGAGGAGCGCCGCACCAATTTGCGCGCCCAGCGGTTGCTGCGCGACCTGCGCCGCGACGCGATCGTCGAGTATCGTTGA
- a CDS encoding LPS-assembly protein LptD, translated as MTRKALLLAGVVPLALCLAPGAAATGGQDLQDRAVEPPPPSETPLPDDPNQIQFSADLAEYDSQGDIVTVSGDVRLFREGNRLRADKVVWNRKTGQVVAEGNIAVTNPEGDTAYGDKIELTDSLKDGAIENMLVVLEQGGRIAAERGTRGADGVIRVDRAAYTPCAVVDSGNCPKEPSWKITAVRVVYDPAKQRIRYTGARVSLFGIASLPLPVFSHSVGDGNASGLLAPEIRYDAVNGFEVALPYYFSLAPNRDLTITPRLFTDALPMLQADYRHLLDKGAFRVTGYATYSRRSDDFISPTPGVSSENAFRGYLDAVGRYQFDENWSTSGSVRLASDRTFLRRYDISSDDRLRNNLRAERIDRDSYFSINGWFVQTLRPTENQGLQAVALPEIDYRLRFGQGLIAGGRFELQANTLAIGRSAGQDTQRAFTSLRYDLRKLTSWGQEVTLTGYARGDLYNTTQTAATSVVSYRGLEGFRGRAIGALALDVKWPLIGDAFGGTQRITPRFQIVAAPRIDNFDVPNEDARSVDLEDSNLFALNRFPGYDRFEDSTRFTFGVDYALYLPGLSIEANVGQSYRLTSRPAILPDGTGLDDRLSDIVGRTVVRYRDFLSFTHRYRVDKDNFAVRRNEIDATVGSRTTFVTLGYLRLNRNIPFALEDLQDREEARIGARVQITRFWSAFGSAVVDLTDAEEDPASLADGFEPVRHRLGVEYEDDCIRIGLTWKRDYQTTGDARRGSSYLFTLALKNLGR; from the coding sequence GTGACGCGCAAGGCTCTGCTGCTCGCCGGGGTCGTCCCGCTGGCCCTGTGCCTGGCTCCGGGTGCCGCCGCAACCGGCGGCCAGGATTTGCAGGACCGCGCGGTCGAGCCACCGCCGCCGTCCGAAACCCCGCTCCCGGACGATCCCAACCAGATCCAGTTTTCCGCCGACCTGGCCGAATATGATTCGCAGGGCGATATCGTCACGGTCAGCGGCGATGTGCGCCTGTTCCGCGAAGGCAACCGGCTGCGCGCGGACAAGGTGGTATGGAACCGCAAGACCGGACAAGTGGTGGCCGAGGGTAATATCGCCGTCACCAATCCGGAGGGCGACACCGCCTATGGCGACAAGATCGAGCTGACCGATTCGCTGAAGGACGGGGCGATCGAGAATATGCTCGTCGTGCTGGAGCAGGGCGGTCGGATCGCGGCCGAGCGCGGCACGCGCGGTGCCGATGGCGTGATCCGGGTAGATCGCGCCGCCTATACCCCCTGCGCGGTGGTCGATTCTGGCAATTGCCCCAAGGAACCTTCGTGGAAGATCACGGCGGTGCGGGTCGTCTATGACCCGGCGAAGCAGCGCATCCGGTACACCGGCGCGCGGGTGTCGCTGTTCGGGATCGCTTCGCTTCCACTTCCGGTATTTTCGCATTCGGTGGGCGATGGGAACGCCAGCGGCCTGCTCGCGCCCGAAATCCGGTACGATGCGGTCAATGGGTTCGAGGTCGCCCTCCCCTATTATTTCAGTCTGGCACCCAATCGCGACCTGACGATCACGCCGCGCCTGTTCACCGATGCGTTGCCTATGCTCCAGGCCGATTATCGCCACCTGCTCGACAAGGGCGCGTTTCGCGTGACCGGCTATGCCACCTATAGTCGGCGCAGCGACGACTTCATCTCCCCCACTCCGGGCGTATCGAGCGAGAATGCGTTCCGCGGCTATCTGGACGCAGTCGGTCGCTATCAGTTCGACGAGAACTGGAGCACCAGCGGATCGGTGCGCCTGGCGAGCGACCGCACCTTTCTGCGGCGCTACGACATTTCGAGCGACGACCGGCTGCGCAACAATCTGCGCGCCGAGCGGATCGACCGCGATTCCTATTTTTCGATCAATGGCTGGTTCGTCCAGACGCTGCGCCCGACCGAGAATCAGGGGCTTCAGGCGGTGGCGCTGCCCGAGATCGACTACCGGCTGCGATTCGGCCAGGGCCTGATCGCGGGCGGGCGCTTCGAACTCCAGGCCAATACGCTGGCGATCGGGCGCAGCGCCGGACAGGATACACAGCGTGCCTTCACCTCACTGCGCTATGACCTGCGCAAGCTGACTTCATGGGGGCAGGAGGTGACGCTGACCGGCTATGCCCGCGGCGACCTCTACAACACCACCCAGACCGCAGCGACCAGCGTCGTCAGCTATCGCGGGCTGGAGGGGTTTCGTGGCCGCGCGATCGGCGCGCTGGCGCTCGACGTCAAATGGCCGCTGATCGGCGATGCGTTTGGCGGGACGCAGCGGATCACCCCGCGCTTCCAGATCGTCGCCGCGCCACGCATCGACAATTTCGACGTACCGAATGAAGACGCGCGCTCTGTCGACCTTGAGGATTCGAACCTCTTCGCGCTCAATCGCTTTCCCGGATACGACCGGTTCGAGGATTCGACCCGCTTTACCTTTGGCGTCGATTACGCGCTCTACCTGCCCGGCCTGTCGATCGAGGCGAATGTGGGGCAAAGCTATCGCCTGACGTCGCGCCCGGCGATCCTGCCCGACGGCACGGGACTCGACGACCGGCTGTCGGATATCGTCGGCCGGACGGTGGTGCGCTATCGCGACTTCCTGTCGTTCACGCACCGATATCGAGTCGACAAGGACAATTTCGCGGTGCGCCGCAACGAAATCGACGCGACGGTGGGATCGCGCACGACATTCGTCACGCTCGGCTATCTGCGGCTCAACCGCAACATCCCGTTCGCGCTGGAGGATCTGCAGGACCGTGAGGAAGCGCGGATCGGCGCGCGGGTCCAGATCACGCGCTTCTGGTCCGCATTCGGATCGGCGGTGGTCGACCTGACCGATGCCGAGGAAGATCCCGCCTCGCTCGCGGATGGGTTCGAACCGGTGCGGCACCGGCTGGGCGTCGAATATGAGGATGACTGTATCCGCATCGGCCTGACCTGGAAGCGCGATTATCAGACCACCGGCGACGCGCGGCGGGGGAGTTCGTACCTGTTCACGCTGGCGCTGAAGAATCTGGGGCGTTAG
- a CDS encoding leucyl aminopeptidase, translated as MQVIFSATRPADAAVLALPVEKDGLDRMPAGTLDDATLALVRGAARAGRFEGEAGGIAEIFVPGDEAAKRILLLGVGSGSEVDYERAGGALTARFLVSGVTAITVDFAALGGAPTARAVARFAAAAVQRGWRHDVYRTKLADKQKPTLATLTLANAPADSESSWASLDAVTQGMELTRTLVSEPPNIIYPESFVERCRHLAELGVEITVLDRADMEKLGMGALLGVAQGSRREARLLAMRWNGKGSGDVDVALVGKGVTFDTGGISIKPAAGMEDMKWDMGGAGAVAGAMKALATRKAKANVIGVCGLVENMPDGNAQRPGDVVTSMSGQTIEVINTDAEGRLVLCDAITWVQRTHGPKTIVDLATLTGAMIIALGNEHGGLFSNDDGLAEELLSAGRATGDHLWRFPLGDAYNKLIDSPIADMKNVGPRGAGSITAAQFIQRFVDPGVRWAHLDIAGMVWADKPGPNYDKGATGYGVRLLDRYIRDNFER; from the coding sequence ATGCAGGTCATTTTTTCCGCCACCCGCCCCGCCGATGCGGCGGTGCTCGCGCTCCCGGTCGAAAAGGACGGGCTGGATCGGATGCCTGCCGGCACGCTCGACGATGCGACGCTCGCGCTGGTCCGTGGTGCGGCCCGTGCCGGCCGGTTCGAGGGCGAGGCGGGCGGCATCGCCGAAATCTTCGTGCCGGGGGACGAGGCGGCGAAGCGCATCCTCCTGCTCGGCGTCGGATCCGGCAGCGAGGTGGACTATGAACGCGCCGGCGGAGCATTGACCGCGCGCTTCCTTGTCTCGGGCGTAACCGCCATCACGGTCGATTTCGCCGCGCTCGGCGGTGCTCCGACGGCCCGCGCCGTCGCCCGCTTCGCCGCCGCCGCCGTGCAGCGCGGCTGGCGTCACGATGTCTATCGCACCAAGCTTGCCGACAAGCAGAAGCCGACCCTCGCCACCCTCACCCTCGCCAACGCCCCCGCCGACAGCGAGTCGAGCTGGGCGAGCCTCGACGCGGTGACGCAGGGAATGGAGCTGACCCGCACTTTGGTGTCGGAGCCGCCGAACATCATCTACCCGGAAAGCTTTGTCGAACGCTGTCGCCACCTCGCGGAGCTGGGCGTCGAAATCACCGTGCTCGACCGCGCCGACATGGAAAAGCTCGGCATGGGGGCTTTGCTCGGCGTCGCACAGGGTTCGCGCCGTGAGGCCCGCCTGCTCGCGATGCGCTGGAACGGCAAGGGATCGGGTGACGTCGATGTCGCCCTGGTCGGCAAGGGCGTGACCTTCGACACCGGCGGCATCTCGATCAAGCCGGCCGCCGGCATGGAAGATATGAAGTGGGACATGGGCGGTGCAGGTGCCGTCGCGGGCGCGATGAAGGCACTCGCCACCCGCAAGGCCAAGGCGAACGTCATCGGCGTGTGCGGCCTGGTCGAGAACATGCCCGACGGCAACGCCCAGCGCCCCGGCGACGTCGTCACCTCGATGTCGGGCCAGACGATCGAGGTCATCAACACCGACGCCGAGGGGCGGCTGGTGCTGTGCGACGCGATCACCTGGGTCCAGCGCACGCATGGCCCCAAGACGATCGTCGATCTTGCCACGCTGACCGGCGCGATGATCATTGCGCTGGGCAACGAGCATGGCGGGCTGTTTTCGAACGACGATGGTTTGGCCGAGGAACTGTTGTCGGCGGGCCGCGCGACCGGCGACCATCTGTGGCGCTTCCCGCTCGGCGACGCTTACAACAAGCTGATCGACAGTCCGATCGCCGACATGAAGAATGTCGGCCCGCGCGGAGCCGGGTCGATCACCGCGGCCCAGTTCATCCAGCGCTTCGTCGACCCCGGCGTGCGCTGGGCGCATCTCGACATCGCCGGCATGGTGTGGGCCGACAAGCCCGGCCCGAATTACGACAAGGGCGCAACCGGCTACGGCGTCCGCCTGCTCGACCGCTATATCCGCGACAATTTCGAGCGCTGA
- a CDS encoding DNA polymerase III subunit chi: protein MQVDFYHLTATPLERALPQIAAKVVETGQRLLIVSADAEQRRRIDQLLWTFRPDSFLPHAQAGAGDDSLQPVLIGEAVAPGNGARHVALIDGEWRDEALTFDRAFHFFGEDSIGAARIAWKGLADRDGVERRYWRQGESGWVQAA, encoded by the coding sequence ATGCAGGTCGATTTCTACCACCTCACCGCGACCCCGCTGGAGCGCGCGCTCCCGCAGATTGCGGCGAAGGTGGTGGAAACCGGCCAGCGCCTGCTGATCGTCTCCGCCGATGCCGAACAGCGCCGCCGGATCGACCAGCTGCTGTGGACCTTCCGCCCCGACAGCTTCCTCCCCCACGCCCAGGCCGGGGCAGGGGATGACAGCCTCCAGCCCGTCCTGATCGGCGAAGCGGTCGCGCCCGGCAACGGCGCGCGCCACGTCGCGCTGATCGACGGCGAATGGCGCGACGAAGCGCTGACCTTCGACCGCGCCTTCCACTTTTTCGGCGAAGACAGCATCGGCGCGGCCCGGATCGCGTGGAAGGGCTTGGCCGACCGCGACGGCGTCGAGCGCCGCTACTGGAGGCAGGGCGAGAGCGGCTGGGTGCAGGCGGCGTAA
- the ndk gene encoding nucleoside-diphosphate kinase: protein MAVTRTFSIIKPDATRRNLTGAVTKMLEEAGLRVVASKRIHMTREQAEGFYAVHKERPFFGELVEFMISGPVVVQVLEGENAMQRNRDIMGATNPANAEPGTIRAELAESIEANTVHGSDSDENAAIEIAYFFKPEEIVG from the coding sequence ATGGCCGTGACCCGTACCTTTTCGATCATCAAGCCCGATGCCACCCGCCGCAACCTGACCGGCGCGGTCACCAAGATGCTTGAGGAAGCCGGCCTGCGCGTCGTCGCCAGCAAGCGCATCCACATGACCCGCGAACAGGCCGAGGGCTTCTACGCGGTGCACAAGGAGCGTCCCTTCTTCGGCGAACTGGTCGAATTCATGATCTCCGGCCCGGTCGTGGTGCAGGTGCTCGAGGGCGAGAACGCCATGCAGCGCAACCGCGACATCATGGGCGCGACCAACCCCGCCAACGCCGAGCCGGGCACGATCCGCGCCGAGCTGGCCGAGTCGATCGAAGCCAATACCGTCCATGGTTCGGACAGCGACGAGAATGCCGCGATCGAAATCGCCTACTTCTTCAAGCCGGAAGAGATTGTCGGCTGA
- a CDS encoding sensor histidine kinase, with amino-acid sequence MRRFVPSSLTGQIALLVALALFVAQAINFGLILRERRSLRFEQVTAPAITRVVDAAERIRDGRFRDHPDGRRARLRIEPSNPIPPGLRSKPEVEEGIRLSLAEAGIPVGQIVTGVRRLSATDPRFARMNALRAERMKRLGGELIVAVELPGKGWLVLTSAWPRSDGDIIWRLILQTLIIYAVVLVPVLWVGHRVARPLRSLAVSAREFHPASPGDPIEERGPGDVRAVIAAYNLMRDRVTAMLDEKDQMLGAIGHDLRTPLAALRVRIESVEDEEDRARMADTIDEMNRTLDDILSLARLGRPSEPPTETDLSALIDAVVDDFRDLGAPVEYEDGHRLIRRIRPSLMRRAVRNLIENAVKYGGGAEVKLIQDASGVRIEVGDRGPGIPEEQIAAVFDPFTRLDPSRNRTTGGVGLGLTLARAIVREAGGDITLANREGGGLCATITLPGR; translated from the coding sequence GTGAGAAGGTTCGTTCCCAGCAGCCTGACCGGCCAGATCGCATTGCTGGTTGCGCTCGCGCTGTTCGTGGCGCAGGCGATCAACTTCGGCCTGATCCTGCGCGAGCGGCGCTCGCTGCGCTTCGAACAGGTTACCGCGCCGGCCATCACGCGCGTGGTCGATGCCGCCGAACGCATCCGCGACGGCCGCTTCCGCGACCATCCCGACGGACGGCGCGCGCGGCTGCGGATCGAGCCGAGCAACCCGATCCCGCCCGGACTGCGCAGCAAGCCCGAGGTCGAGGAAGGCATCCGACTGTCGCTGGCCGAGGCGGGGATTCCGGTCGGACAGATCGTCACCGGGGTGCGCAGATTGTCGGCGACCGACCCGCGCTTTGCACGGATGAACGCGCTGCGCGCCGAGCGGATGAAGCGGCTGGGCGGCGAGCTGATAGTCGCGGTCGAACTGCCCGGCAAGGGCTGGCTGGTGCTGACATCGGCCTGGCCGCGCAGCGATGGCGACATCATCTGGCGGCTGATCCTGCAGACGCTGATCATCTATGCCGTGGTGCTGGTGCCGGTACTGTGGGTCGGGCATCGCGTCGCGCGACCACTGCGCTCCCTGGCCGTTTCGGCGCGCGAGTTTCATCCCGCCTCCCCGGGAGATCCGATCGAGGAACGCGGACCGGGCGACGTTCGTGCGGTGATCGCGGCGTATAATCTGATGCGCGACCGCGTGACTGCGATGCTGGACGAAAAGGACCAGATGCTCGGCGCGATCGGGCATGATCTGCGCACCCCGCTGGCGGCGCTGCGGGTGCGAATCGAGTCGGTGGAGGACGAGGAAGACCGCGCGCGGATGGCGGACACGATCGACGAGATGAACCGCACGCTGGACGACATCTTGTCGCTGGCGCGGCTGGGCCGACCGAGCGAGCCGCCGACCGAGACCGACCTGTCGGCACTGATCGACGCGGTCGTCGACGATTTCCGCGATCTGGGTGCGCCGGTCGAGTATGAAGACGGCCACCGGCTGATCCGTCGCATCCGTCCGTCGCTGATGCGGCGCGCGGTGCGCAACCTGATCGAGAATGCGGTCAAATATGGCGGCGGCGCGGAGGTGAAACTGATCCAGGACGCGAGCGGCGTGCGGATCGAGGTGGGCGACCGCGGCCCCGGCATTCCGGAAGAGCAGATCGCGGCGGTGTTCGATCCCTTCACCCGGCTCGACCCGTCGCGCAACCGCACGACTGGCGGGGTTGGCCTCGGCCTGACGCTGGCGCGCGCGATCGTGCGCGAGGCGGGGGGCGACATCACGCTGGCCAATCGCGAGGGCGGCGGGCTGTGCGCGACGATCACGCTGCCGGGGCGGTAG
- a CDS encoding response regulator — MTNETPHLLLVDDERSIREPLAQYLTKQGFRVTQVGDAEAARTRLSAYAIDLVVLDIMMPGEDGLSLCRHIRATSEVPVILLTAKSEETDRIVGLEMGADDYVVKPFSPRELAARIKVVLRRMQAGGTRLSAPETGSYAFSGWVLKTGERALVDRDGVSVPLSTGEYSLLLALVMRPRAVLTRDQLLDLTQGREAAAFDRAIDNQVSRLRKKIEPDAKNPTLIKTVWGGGYTLASDVTKL; from the coding sequence ATGACCAACGAGACCCCGCATTTGCTGCTCGTCGATGACGAGCGCTCGATCCGTGAGCCGCTGGCGCAATATCTGACCAAACAGGGGTTTCGCGTGACCCAGGTCGGCGATGCCGAGGCGGCGCGGACGCGGCTGTCGGCCTATGCGATCGACCTGGTCGTGCTCGATATCATGATGCCGGGCGAGGATGGGCTGAGCCTGTGCCGCCATATCCGTGCGACCAGCGAGGTTCCGGTGATCCTGCTGACGGCAAAGAGCGAGGAGACCGACCGCATCGTGGGCCTTGAGATGGGTGCCGACGATTATGTCGTGAAGCCCTTTTCCCCGCGCGAGCTGGCGGCGCGGATCAAAGTGGTGCTGCGCCGGATGCAGGCTGGCGGCACGCGCCTGTCCGCGCCGGAAACCGGCAGCTACGCCTTTTCGGGCTGGGTGCTGAAGACCGGCGAGCGCGCTTTGGTCGATCGCGACGGCGTTTCGGTGCCGTTGTCGACCGGCGAATACAGCCTGTTGCTGGCACTGGTGATGCGCCCGCGCGCGGTGCTGACCCGCGATCAGCTGCTCGACCTGACGCAAGGGCGCGAGGCGGCGGCGTTCGACCGTGCCATCGACAATCAGGTCAGCCGGTTGCGCAAGAAGATCGAGCCCGATGCCAAGAACCCGACGCTGATCAAGACGGTGTGGGGCGGCGGCTACACGCTGGCGAGCGACGTTACCAAGCTGTGA
- a CDS encoding EF-hand domain-containing protein: protein MKTFLTTAAIGAMLTAGAAIAMQTQAPTAPKQPISKAEMLARADARFDRLDTNKDGQLSAEERKAGAEAARKAMAERKGGELQDFVPGARRGGTAIGGRMLARVDTNGDGLISKAEHRAMAEARFVRMDADKDGMVEAGEARKGWGKRGEGRGGKAKAMRDGRGGGAGMMMADTNKDGAISKAEFDAQSAQRFAKLDTNSDGKIDAAEMKAQRDKARDAMKKMRAHRGHTPPPPPSPQGE, encoded by the coding sequence ATGAAGACGTTTCTCACCACGGCGGCAATCGGCGCGATGCTGACTGCGGGTGCCGCAATTGCCATGCAGACGCAGGCCCCGACCGCACCCAAGCAACCGATTTCGAAGGCCGAAATGCTCGCCCGCGCCGATGCGCGGTTCGACCGGCTCGACACCAACAAGGACGGCCAGCTGAGCGCCGAAGAGCGCAAGGCGGGTGCCGAAGCCGCGCGCAAGGCGATGGCGGAGCGCAAGGGCGGCGAACTGCAGGACTTTGTGCCCGGCGCACGTCGTGGCGGTACCGCGATTGGTGGCCGAATGCTGGCGCGCGTCGACACCAATGGCGATGGACTGATCAGCAAGGCCGAACACCGCGCCATGGCCGAGGCGCGCTTTGTCCGGATGGACGCCGACAAGGACGGCATGGTCGAGGCGGGCGAAGCCCGCAAGGGCTGGGGCAAGCGCGGTGAAGGCCGTGGCGGCAAAGCCAAGGCGATGCGCGACGGTCGTGGTGGTGGTGCGGGCATGATGATGGCCGACACCAACAAGGACGGCGCGATCAGCAAGGCCGAGTTCGACGCCCAGTCGGCGCAGCGCTTTGCCAAGCTCGACACCAATAGCGACGGCAAGATCGATGCCGCCGAGATGAAGGCGCAGCGCGACAAGGCGCGCGACGCGATGAAGAAGATGCGCGCGCACCGCGGTCACACGCCGCCGCCACCGCCTTCCCCCCAGGGCGAGTGA
- a CDS encoding thioesterase family protein, producing the protein MTSLIELLTSAQRNETGFTTEIPSNWLQGRTAYGGLSSALALAAAKQVEPDLPPLRSAQVAFVGPLAGPVTVSATKLRRGRNAAFIQADVSSEAGLGLRTNFVFMARMESAIDHDATARAAHAPPPADAELYTGPKEFFTGNFNFFDLKGASGPTQWLRWGRLIDRAGLDPEVELMALGDALPPAAFKLFAKMTPLSSLTWQVNILRPAPVTQDGWWLLEAETDSARGGYSSQTMRMWAADGTLVAEGMQGVAIFG; encoded by the coding sequence ATGACGTCGCTTATCGAGTTGCTGACATCGGCACAGCGGAACGAGACCGGTTTCACGACCGAAATACCGTCCAACTGGCTGCAGGGGCGCACCGCCTATGGCGGGCTGTCGTCGGCGCTGGCACTGGCGGCGGCGAAGCAGGTCGAACCGGACCTGCCGCCGCTGCGGTCGGCGCAGGTCGCGTTTGTGGGGCCGCTGGCAGGGCCGGTGACGGTGAGTGCCACGAAGCTGCGGCGAGGCCGGAACGCGGCATTCATCCAGGCGGATGTCAGCAGCGAGGCGGGTCTCGGGCTGCGGACGAACTTCGTGTTCATGGCGCGGATGGAGTCGGCGATCGACCATGACGCGACCGCGCGAGCGGCGCATGCGCCGCCGCCTGCAGATGCCGAGCTTTATACGGGGCCGAAGGAGTTTTTTACCGGCAATTTCAACTTCTTCGACCTGAAGGGCGCATCGGGGCCGACACAATGGCTGCGCTGGGGGCGGCTGATCGACCGGGCGGGGCTGGACCCGGAGGTCGAGTTGATGGCGCTGGGCGACGCGCTGCCGCCGGCGGCGTTCAAGCTGTTCGCGAAGATGACGCCGCTGTCGTCGCTGACCTGGCAGGTCAACATCCTTCGGCCTGCGCCGGTGACGCAGGACGGCTGGTGGTTGCTGGAGGCGGAGACCGACAGCGCGCGCGGCGGCTATTCGAGCCAGACGATGCGGATGTGGGCTGCGGACGGGACGCTGGTGGCCGAGGGGATGCAGGGCGTGGCGATTTTCGGGTGA